One part of the Mesomycoplasma conjunctivae genome encodes these proteins:
- the ileS gene encoding isoleucine--tRNA ligase: MDKNFYKNSLNIFNSDFSMKANLSQKEVFYRSFWEREKIYQKALKMNKNKQSFILHDGPPYANGDIHIGHALNKILKDIIVRYKTMQGFYAPFVPGWDTHGLPIENKIISQIKDQDVVQIRTLANNYANSQVQSQMSQFKKLDLFTDFSKIYQTNKPSYEAKQLQLFKEMVSQNLIYRGLKPVYWSTSSQSALAEAEIEYFDHRSPSIYVAFEVENGNDFVLAKDKLIIWTTTPWTLIANSGVAVGENFVYTRFEYQGNFYVVAQELLDNVLAILGWKDVQIHTTFRGKDLLGITYKRPIKDKISPIVLGGHVTLDSGSGLVHMAPLFGEDDFWIGKEFNLEMIMHVNDDGTFNEQADQFANLFYEDANKQIGQFLEEKNSLLHLSFIKHSFPHDWRTHKPVIYRGTPQWFISVEKIKQGILKEIQSIDFPEHWLKNRLEKMIEGRKDWIISRQRSWGVPLIIFYDEKGKPVLDKLALFDHVIYLIEKHGSDIWYQWSTDELLPEQFRNRNWTKELDILDVWYDSGSSFLAADIDGEKSPFDLYLEGSDQYRGWFNSSLINSYIYQQKSPYKKLLSHGFVVDAKGNKMSKSKGNGISPLELIDKYGTDVLRLWVANSEYFNDVVYSKEIFEQNVEIYRKIRNTIRFLITNLIDYKDDSYQREGIHAYIANKIVQFKNEIITNYDNYHFVKVVKLINNFIIEISNFYLSIVKDSLYADKQDHINRRAIQKNLYELLNVLVISIAPIMPTTAEEVYSFINKEDKKVSVHLENFFEKSEFNQDLDTKWKEFFEIKDKVYKLVEKAIKSGVIKRANEAYVKIASDSKFIHSLDLKMLLMIGDFSFASEFAVEKFESSKCLRCWNHFSGLNKDLCSRCEKFLEGYKADGQ; this comes from the coding sequence ATGGATAAGAATTTCTACAAAAATTCACTAAATATTTTTAATAGTGATTTTTCTATGAAGGCTAATCTTTCTCAAAAAGAAGTTTTCTATCGTAGCTTTTGAGAAAGAGAAAAAATTTACCAAAAAGCTTTAAAAATGAACAAAAATAAACAAAGTTTCATTCTTCATGATGGCCCACCATATGCAAATGGTGACATACATATAGGTCATGCCTTGAATAAAATTTTAAAAGATATTATAGTTCGTTATAAAACTATGCAAGGATTTTATGCACCTTTTGTTCCAGGTTGAGATACTCACGGATTACCTATTGAAAATAAGATTATTAGTCAAATTAAAGACCAAGATGTAGTTCAAATTAGAACATTGGCAAATAACTATGCAAATTCTCAAGTTCAATCACAAATGTCTCAGTTTAAAAAGTTAGATTTATTTACTGATTTTAGTAAAATTTATCAAACAAATAAACCAAGTTATGAAGCAAAACAACTACAATTATTTAAGGAAATGGTGAGCCAAAATTTAATTTATCGCGGACTTAAACCAGTTTATTGATCAACAAGTAGTCAAAGTGCTCTTGCTGAAGCAGAAATTGAATATTTTGATCACAGATCACCTTCAATTTATGTTGCTTTTGAAGTTGAAAATGGAAATGATTTTGTTTTAGCTAAAGATAAATTAATTATTTGAACTACCACACCATGAACTTTAATTGCCAACTCAGGAGTTGCCGTTGGTGAAAATTTTGTATATACTCGCTTTGAATATCAAGGTAATTTTTATGTTGTAGCTCAAGAATTATTAGACAATGTTTTAGCTATTTTAGGTTGAAAAGATGTTCAAATTCATACAACTTTTAGAGGTAAAGACCTACTTGGCATTACCTATAAAAGACCAATTAAAGACAAAATTAGTCCCATTGTTTTAGGTGGCCATGTTACCTTAGATTCGGGAAGTGGATTAGTGCACATGGCACCACTTTTTGGTGAAGATGACTTTTGAATTGGTAAAGAATTTAATCTTGAAATGATTATGCATGTCAATGATGATGGAACTTTTAATGAACAAGCAGATCAATTTGCTAACTTATTTTATGAAGATGCCAACAAACAAATAGGTCAATTTTTAGAAGAAAAAAATAGTCTCCTACACCTCAGTTTTATCAAACACTCTTTTCCTCATGACTGAAGAACACACAAACCAGTTATTTATCGAGGAACACCGCAATGATTTATTTCTGTTGAAAAAATTAAGCAAGGCATTCTCAAAGAAATTCAATCAATAGATTTTCCTGAGCATTGACTTAAAAATCGTTTAGAAAAAATGATTGAGGGTAGAAAAGATTGAATAATTTCACGTCAAAGAAGTTGAGGAGTTCCACTTATCATTTTTTATGATGAAAAAGGCAAACCTGTTTTAGATAAATTGGCTCTTTTTGATCATGTAATATATTTGATTGAAAAACATGGTAGTGATATTTGGTATCAATGATCGACTGATGAGCTATTACCTGAGCAATTTCGCAATCGTAATTGAACAAAAGAATTAGATATTTTAGATGTTTGATATGACTCAGGATCTAGCTTTTTAGCAGCTGATATCGATGGTGAAAAATCACCTTTTGATCTATATTTGGAAGGATCAGATCAATATCGAGGTTGATTTAATTCCTCACTTATTAATTCGTATATTTACCAACAAAAATCACCTTATAAGAAGTTGCTATCTCATGGATTTGTTGTAGATGCTAAAGGCAATAAAATGTCGAAATCTAAAGGTAATGGAATTAGTCCGCTTGAGCTCATTGATAAATATGGAACAGATGTTTTAAGACTTTGAGTGGCAAATAGTGAGTATTTTAATGATGTTGTTTATTCAAAAGAAATTTTTGAACAAAATGTTGAAATCTACCGTAAAATTAGAAACACTATTCGTTTTTTAATTACAAACTTAATTGACTATAAAGATGATTCTTACCAAAGAGAAGGAATACATGCTTATATAGCTAATAAAATTGTTCAATTTAAAAACGAAATTATTACTAATTACGATAATTATCACTTTGTCAAAGTGGTCAAACTTATTAATAATTTCATTATTGAAATTTCCAACTTTTATTTATCAATTGTCAAAGATAGTTTATATGCAGACAAACAAGATCATATAAATAGACGAGCAATTCAAAAGAATTTGTATGAATTGCTCAATGTTTTAGTTATCAGTATAGCTCCGATAATGCCGACAACAGCTGAAGAAGTTTATTCATTTATTAATAAGGAAGACAAAAAGGTTTCAGTTCACCTTGAAAACTTTTTTGAAAAATCTGAATTTAATCAAGACTTAGATACAAAATGAAAAGAATTTTTTGAAATCAAAGACAAAGTTTATAAACTTGTTGAAAAAGCTATTAAATCAGGAGTGATCAAGAGGGCAAATGAAGCTTATGTTAAAATTGCTAGTGATTCAAAATTTATTCACTCACTTGATTTAAAAATGTTATTAATGATCGGTGATTTTAGTTTTGCAAGCGAGTTTGCTGTTGAAAAATTTGAATCTAGTAAATGTTTACGTTGCTGAAATCACTTTAGTGGTTTAAACAAAGATTTATGTAGTCGTTGTGAAAAATTTTTAGAAGGTTATAAAGCTGATGGGCAATAA
- a CDS encoding signal peptidase II — MGNKYLLKFKKYLFSKYHQVGKKRMIINAIVASIIVFLLLLLDQLTKNLIFTNEEFIESTKSGFVRVIDWKIIGFRPLLHPGVTSKINEIIGFTTIHIFAFFIAVILIISILFSKNYLFLVFMSTLLAGDIGNEIDRYTFLYDKENNNAVKDILFLPYRDSGTFNFADIFIFVGPIGMILVVFIETIIKKFRESKNNNIDDKKNLGTKVEKQELKSKDLEEKNL, encoded by the coding sequence ATGGGCAATAAATATTTGCTTAAATTTAAAAAATATTTGTTTAGTAAATATCATCAAGTTGGTAAAAAGCGGATGATTATAAACGCTATTGTGGCTTCTATCATTGTTTTTTTACTTTTATTATTAGATCAGTTAACTAAAAATTTAATTTTTACTAATGAAGAATTTATTGAGAGTACAAAAAGTGGTTTTGTAAGAGTAATTGATTGGAAAATTATTGGTTTTAGACCACTATTACATCCAGGAGTTACCTCAAAAATTAATGAAATTATTGGTTTTACCACAATTCATATTTTTGCATTTTTTATAGCAGTGATATTGATTATTTCTATATTATTTAGTAAAAATTATCTCTTTTTAGTCTTTATGTCAACACTTTTAGCTGGTGACATCGGGAATGAAATTGATCGTTATACTTTCTTGTATGACAAAGAAAATAATAACGCGGTTAAAGATATTTTATTTTTACCTTATCGTGATAGTGGGACATTCAATTTTGCAGATATCTTTATTTTTGTAGGGCCTATAGGTATGATTTTAGTTGTTTTTATTGAAACAATCATTAAAAAGTTTAGAGAAAGCAAAAATAACAATATTGATGATAAGAAAAATTTAGGAACCAAGGTAGAAAAACAAGAATTAAAATCCAAGGATTTAGAAGAGAAAAATCTATAA
- a CDS encoding PTS fructose transporter subunit IIABC, giving the protein MNIFTRDNIFLNQKLHSKEEVFDFIINVAFDLKITDNKEKLLADLQAREAQISTGLEQEFAIPHAQSEAVKSPTLFYISLESGIAWENQDQSKAKYLFVILLPKKYTDDTQVELLAQIATMILDEKQIVELKSNNLERIYQAISNQSTKQKSIKINEEQPLALAITSCPVGIAHTYLAAEKISEAFSKAGFASQVETRGSVGPKNVITQEQIDKAQFVIIAADVQIETEQFIGKKVLFCSTKDAIHQADKMVEKAQSAPILKGERNISTQKSDKPGLLKHVITGISYMIPYVVFGGIMIALSLGIGKSIYGSGNEAPKGDFLWYMLQIGVVSFNIMIGALGAYIAYSIAGRAALMPAFVTSTVANNAGLFYNIGGINVQTPMGFLGAILFGYLIGYTVKYIANLKIQNSISAVIPIFVIPIGVTLFYSLIVVFVIGAPIGYVMDKFIKTLESVFSNKDGLNLGIVILLGFLLGGMIGFDMGGPINKVAFLTSATLVASKIFEPMGMVAAAIPVAPIGMGLTTLVFGKKFDRQEKSLGISAIIMGFIGISEGAIPFAVSDPKRVVFANVIGSAVAGAIAAALSVTNAAAHGGPIVGVLGAISSNNYGVGGGIAFFFVAILIGSVVTMLIYGLTRNRDFKFFSSNKINFLSAKKAPRKDKNA; this is encoded by the coding sequence ATGAACATATTTACAAGAGATAATATTTTTCTTAACCAAAAACTTCATAGTAAAGAAGAAGTTTTTGATTTTATTATCAATGTTGCTTTTGATCTCAAAATCACTGATAATAAAGAAAAATTATTAGCTGATTTGCAAGCTCGTGAAGCGCAAATCTCAACTGGGTTAGAACAAGAATTTGCAATTCCTCATGCTCAAAGTGAAGCTGTAAAATCTCCAACACTTTTTTATATTAGTCTTGAAAGTGGAATTGCTTGAGAAAATCAAGATCAAAGCAAAGCAAAATATTTGTTTGTAATTTTACTTCCTAAAAAATATACAGATGATACACAAGTAGAATTGCTAGCACAAATTGCAACTATGATTTTAGATGAAAAGCAAATTGTTGAGCTCAAAAGTAATAATTTAGAGCGAATTTACCAAGCTATTTCTAACCAAAGCACTAAGCAAAAGTCTATAAAAATCAACGAAGAACAACCTTTAGCACTTGCAATTACCTCTTGTCCAGTCGGCATTGCTCACACTTATTTAGCAGCTGAAAAAATCAGTGAGGCTTTTTCGAAGGCAGGTTTTGCAAGCCAAGTCGAAACTCGTGGTTCGGTAGGTCCTAAAAACGTTATTACTCAAGAACAAATTGATAAGGCGCAATTTGTGATAATAGCTGCTGATGTGCAAATTGAAACTGAACAATTTATTGGTAAAAAAGTGCTCTTTTGTTCAACTAAAGATGCAATTCATCAAGCTGATAAAATGGTTGAAAAAGCTCAAAGTGCTCCTATTTTAAAGGGTGAGCGAAATATTTCTACTCAAAAATCTGATAAACCAGGACTTCTCAAACATGTCATTACAGGAATTTCCTACATGATACCATATGTGGTTTTTGGTGGAATTATGATTGCGCTTTCTCTTGGTATTGGAAAATCAATTTATGGTAGTGGCAACGAGGCACCAAAAGGCGATTTTCTCTGATACATGCTACAAATTGGAGTTGTCTCTTTTAATATCATGATTGGGGCTCTTGGTGCCTACATTGCTTATTCAATAGCAGGTCGAGCTGCGCTCATGCCCGCTTTTGTGACCTCGACGGTTGCCAACAATGCCGGTTTATTTTATAATATTGGCGGCATTAATGTCCAAACCCCAATGGGATTTTTAGGTGCAATTTTATTTGGTTACCTCATTGGTTATACTGTAAAATATATAGCAAATCTGAAAATTCAAAACTCAATAAGCGCTGTGATTCCAATTTTTGTAATTCCAATTGGTGTTACCCTATTTTATAGCTTAATAGTAGTTTTTGTTATTGGGGCACCAATTGGCTATGTAATGGACAAGTTTATCAAAACACTCGAGTCTGTTTTTAGCAACAAAGATGGACTTAATCTAGGAATTGTAATTTTACTTGGATTTTTATTAGGAGGTATGATTGGCTTTGATATGGGAGGTCCAATTAATAAGGTAGCCTTTTTAACATCTGCCACTTTGGTAGCCTCTAAAATTTTTGAACCAATGGGAATGGTCGCCGCTGCTATTCCAGTAGCGCCAATTGGTATGGGCTTAACTACCTTAGTATTTGGCAAAAAATTTGATCGTCAAGAAAAATCACTGGGAATTTCAGCAATTATTATGGGATTTATAGGTATTTCTGAAGGGGCAATCCCATTTGCAGTTAGTGATCCAAAAAGGGTTGTCTTTGCTAATGTAATCGGCTCTGCAGTTGCAGGTGCAATTGCCGCTGCTCTCTCAGTTACTAATGCAGCAGCTCATGGTGGGCCTATTGTAGGAGTTTTAGGTGCTATAAGTAGTAATAATTACGGAGTTGGTGGCGGAATAGCTTTCTTTTTTGTTGCTATTTTGATAGGTAGTGTTGTTACTATGTTAATTTATGGTTTGACTAGAAATAGAGATTTTAAATTCTTTTCAAGCAACAAAATAAACTTTTTAAGTGCTAAAAAAGCACCAAGAAAGGATAAAAATGCTTAA
- a CDS encoding DNA topoisomerase IV subunit A has protein sequence MKTNLNQIINSSLDNIVAEKFIRYAKYVIQNRAIPDVRDGLKPVQRRILYSMWMLGLKKEKAYKKSARVVGDVIGKYHPHGDSSIYDALVRMSQEWKINIPLVDMHGNKGSIDDDPAAAMRYTEVRLEEISALMLELLNKNVISWAPNFDDSEKEPTVLPTIVPNLLVNGAIGIASGFATEIPPHNLSEVIDGAIAMIKNEKITNSELQSIIPGPDFPTGGIVYDNGGISDAFSKGKGRISLVAKYEIVNKNKDISIQISQIPYGIAKANLIRQIDDIRFEEKVYGIKEVIDQSDRNGILISIDLEADANVDLVVNYLLQKTDMQIYYSYNSVAICNNSPKLVSLSEMIKYYLDHLKNIKLKEIDYDLFKSQKRYEIIQGFLKVADITDEVIKVIRASDNSKIGVIKDLIAHFGFTQIQAEAIAQMRLYRLSKIDQENFLSESKELENKIELLNNLKNDSTAFKKFLIKTLKQVQNNFGQPRKTQILKKDFSIKINHEDLIKDENIYFGITQQGYYKKISLKNFSLSDLDKYAIKKDDFLILLTKLNLKDKIFLVTNKANLVVLAAHQLEETSYKNIGNDLKIEVDFQQDEYIVAQINISENKNNSNIILVSKHGLAKRVSLDSLFNLRTKKLTNIFKLKEHDELIGAYLTDNLANIAIISNLNRSLKVAEIDIPIYGRNSAGVKLATLKKGEQIQLAYPIADGEKIAIIDSWASYEEISNSQITFGARGASLKNLKTKLDFAEFPKSFTKFDTNLQILYYDDNIKLYSLADFKDAKKGKQYCYKFFNTKDLITEKSSKVKPIEESNKKIINKNIQNDNKITKEKNTKQNKIFNTQEAIERVKNKLKEVNEIDIDALLKKFEEE, from the coding sequence TGATAGTTCAATTTATGATGCTTTGGTGAGAATGTCGCAAGAATGAAAAATTAATATTCCCCTTGTTGACATGCATGGAAATAAAGGTTCAATCGATGATGATCCAGCAGCGGCAATGCGTTATACTGAAGTTAGACTTGAAGAAATTAGTGCATTAATGCTCGAATTATTAAATAAAAATGTCATCAGCTGAGCCCCCAATTTTGATGATTCTGAAAAAGAACCTACCGTTTTACCAACTATTGTCCCCAATTTATTAGTAAATGGTGCTATCGGAATCGCTTCGGGATTTGCGACAGAAATTCCTCCTCATAATCTCTCAGAAGTCATCGATGGTGCAATAGCTATGATTAAAAATGAAAAAATTACTAATTCCGAATTGCAATCTATAATTCCAGGCCCTGATTTTCCAACAGGTGGAATTGTTTATGACAATGGTGGAATTTCAGATGCTTTTTCTAAAGGAAAAGGTCGTATTTCGCTTGTTGCTAAATATGAAATTGTAAACAAAAATAAAGACATTTCCATTCAAATTAGTCAAATTCCTTATGGGATAGCAAAAGCCAATCTTATTCGTCAAATTGATGATATTCGCTTTGAAGAAAAAGTCTATGGAATCAAAGAAGTCATTGATCAATCTGATCGTAATGGAATTTTAATTTCTATTGATTTAGAAGCTGATGCCAATGTTGATTTAGTGGTAAATTACTTGTTGCAAAAAACAGATATGCAGATTTACTATTCATATAATAGTGTTGCTATTTGCAATAATTCACCAAAGTTGGTCTCACTTTCTGAAATGATTAAATACTACCTTGACCACTTAAAAAATATTAAATTAAAAGAAATTGATTATGACCTCTTCAAAAGTCAAAAACGCTATGAAATTATACAAGGTTTTTTAAAAGTAGCAGATATTACAGATGAGGTTATTAAGGTAATTCGTGCTTCTGATAATTCTAAAATTGGGGTTATAAAAGATTTGATTGCTCATTTTGGATTTACTCAGATTCAAGCTGAGGCGATTGCTCAAATGCGCCTTTATCGTTTATCAAAAATTGATCAAGAAAATTTTTTAAGTGAATCTAAAGAATTGGAAAATAAGATTGAATTACTAAATAATCTCAAAAATGATTCAACTGCCTTTAAAAAGTTTTTAATTAAAACATTAAAACAGGTACAAAATAATTTTGGTCAACCTCGAAAAACACAAATTCTAAAAAAAGATTTTAGTATTAAAATTAATCATGAAGATCTTATAAAAGATGAAAATATTTACTTTGGTATAACTCAACAAGGCTATTATAAAAAAATTTCACTTAAAAATTTTAGTTTGAGCGATCTCGATAAGTATGCAATTAAAAAAGATGATTTTTTAATTTTACTAACAAAATTAAATTTAAAAGATAAAATTTTCTTAGTTACAAATAAAGCAAATCTTGTTGTACTTGCAGCTCATCAATTAGAAGAAACTAGTTACAAAAACATAGGTAATGACTTAAAAATTGAAGTAGATTTTCAACAAGATGAATATATAGTTGCCCAAATTAATATCTCAGAAAACAAAAATAATTCTAATATTATTTTGGTTTCCAAACATGGTTTGGCAAAACGTGTTAGTCTAGATTCGCTTTTTAATTTAAGAACTAAAAAATTAACAAATATTTTCAAACTAAAAGAACATGATGAATTAATTGGTGCTTATTTAACAGATAATTTGGCAAATATAGCAATTATTAGTAACTTAAATCGTAGTTTAAAAGTAGCTGAAATTGATATTCCAATTTATGGTAGAAACTCAGCTGGTGTTAAACTAGCAACTTTGAAAAAAGGTGAGCAAATTCAATTAGCTTACCCCATAGCGGATGGCGAGAAAATTGCTATCATTGATAGTTGAGCAAGTTATGAAGAAATTAGCAATAGTCAAATCACTTTTGGTGCTCGAGGAGCTAGTTTAAAAAATTTAAAAACTAAATTAGATTTTGCTGAATTTCCAAAATCTTTTACCAAATTTGATACAAACTTGCAAATTTTATATTATGATGATAATATCAAATTATATTCATTAGCTGATTTTAAAGATGCAAAAAAAGGTAAACAATATTGTTATAAATTTTTCAATACTAAAGATTTAATAACTGAGAAATCAAGCAAAGTTAAACCAATTGAAGAATCAAATAAAAAAATAATTAATAAAAATATTCAAAATGATAATAAAATAACAAAAGAAAAAAATACTAAGCAAAATAAAATTTTTAATACTCAAGAAGCAATTGAAAGAGTTAAAAATAAGTTAAAAGAAGTCAATGAGATTGATATAGATGCATTGCTTAAAAAATTTGAAGAGGAATAA